A single genomic interval of Hafnia alvei harbors:
- a CDS encoding energy-coupling factor ABC transporter transmembrane protein produces MLNLETLSYQSRWCHKDPRIKFAMYVVFMALAMVLPPLGQIGVLCGLAALTCYLLHISVLRYLKWLLIPIGFLCVGVLAIVLTGTQHPETLLWGYPVAGYWWGIDALGIQTANQTFWRSLASLAATFWFMLNMPFEQLIKLLKFCRVPHLLIEQILLTWRFIFIFVEEAAAIHNAQTLRFGYCSLGSSYRSLAMLVSMLFSRVLSRYQQMSVALELKLYQGDFHL; encoded by the coding sequence ATGCTGAATCTTGAAACGCTGAGCTATCAGAGCCGCTGGTGCCATAAAGATCCGCGCATCAAGTTCGCGATGTACGTGGTGTTTATGGCGCTAGCCATGGTTTTACCGCCGTTAGGGCAGATTGGCGTGCTGTGTGGACTGGCTGCTCTGACCTGCTATTTATTGCATATTAGCGTGCTCCGCTACCTGAAATGGCTGCTGATCCCCATTGGTTTTCTGTGCGTAGGCGTTCTCGCGATAGTGCTAACGGGGACGCAGCATCCAGAAACGCTGCTGTGGGGGTATCCGGTCGCAGGCTATTGGTGGGGAATTGATGCCTTAGGCATACAGACCGCTAATCAGACGTTCTGGCGCAGCCTCGCGTCATTGGCCGCCACCTTTTGGTTCATGTTGAACATGCCGTTTGAACAGCTGATTAAGCTGCTGAAGTTTTGCCGCGTGCCGCATCTGTTAATTGAACAAATATTACTGACGTGGCGGTTCATTTTCATTTTTGTTGAAGAGGCGGCGGCGATCCACAACGCTCAGACGCTGCGCTTTGGTTACTGCTCTTTGGGAAGCAGCTATCGGTCTTTGGCCATGCTGGTTTCGATGCTGTTTTCTCGCGTGCTGAGCCGCTACCAGCAAATGTCTGTGGCGCTCGAACTCAAGCTTTATCAGGGTGATTTTCATCTATGA
- the cbiM gene encoding cobalt ECF transporter S component CbiM: MQKSLEKFSLTGFVIAVLLILAPQEAFAMHIMEGFLPPMWAIGWWLIFLPFLAAGIVRLRHIVQQDSNQKVLLALCCAFIFVLSALKIPSVTGSCSHPTGVALAVILFGPSVVAVMGAIVLLFQALMLAHGGVTTLGANAMSMAVIGPMVGYLIWRISCKAGLRKDVGVFLCAFFADLVTYAVTSIQLGVAFPDPQLGMTAAILKFMGIFCFTQVPIAIAEGLLTVLIYDQLVKRRLVHAWSFSQ; encoded by the coding sequence AATTTTCACTAACCGGCTTTGTCATTGCGGTGTTGTTGATTTTAGCGCCCCAAGAGGCGTTCGCGATGCACATCATGGAAGGCTTCTTACCGCCGATGTGGGCCATTGGCTGGTGGTTGATTTTCCTGCCATTTTTAGCGGCCGGAATAGTTCGGCTACGCCATATTGTGCAACAAGACAGTAACCAAAAGGTCCTGTTGGCGCTGTGCTGCGCCTTTATCTTTGTGCTGTCGGCCCTAAAAATCCCTTCTGTTACAGGCAGCTGCTCACATCCAACCGGCGTTGCGCTGGCGGTGATCCTATTTGGCCCGTCGGTGGTTGCCGTGATGGGCGCCATTGTTCTGCTGTTCCAAGCGCTGATGCTGGCACACGGCGGAGTCACCACGCTGGGCGCAAACGCCATGTCGATGGCGGTCATTGGCCCGATGGTGGGATATCTCATCTGGCGAATTTCATGCAAAGCGGGGCTGCGCAAAGACGTGGGCGTTTTCCTCTGTGCCTTCTTTGCCGATCTTGTGACCTACGCGGTGACTTCGATTCAGTTAGGCGTAGCGTTCCCCGATCCGCAGCTAGGCATGACGGCGGCGATATTGAAATTTATGGGGATCTTCTGCTTCACGCAGGTTCCGATTGCCATCGCTGAAGGCCTGTTAACCGTTCTTATCTATGACCAGTTGGTGAAAAGACGTTTAGTCCACGCATGGAGTTTCTCACAATGA
- a CDS encoding energy-coupling factor ABC transporter substrate-binding protein — protein sequence MKRTYILIALVIALFIMPFFIDHGGEYGGSDDQAEAQILQISPHYQPWFESIYEPASGEIESLLFTLQGCLGTAVIFYVLGYYRRGRNENAES from the coding sequence ATGAAGAGAACATACATCTTGATCGCGTTGGTGATTGCATTATTTATCATGCCGTTTTTTATCGATCACGGCGGGGAATATGGCGGCTCAGACGATCAGGCCGAAGCACAAATCTTACAGATTTCCCCGCACTATCAGCCTTGGTTTGAGTCGATTTATGAACCGGCAAGCGGCGAGATTGAAAGCCTGCTTTTCACCTTACAAGGGTGTCTGGGAACGGCGGTGATCTTCTACGTCTTGGGCTATTACCGTCGTGGCCGCAACGAAAATGCTGAATCTTGA